From the genome of Candidatus Bathyarchaeota archaeon, one region includes:
- a CDS encoding class I SAM-dependent methyltransferase, translating into MRKVIRATPLYKFLRYCNDSPLERTVLDCGAGGNNPPLQIFSDYGFETYGIEISGEALKQAQNFCKENNLKLDLLKGDMRKIPFKDEAFSFVYTWNAIHMMSKEDVALA; encoded by the coding sequence ATGAGAAAAGTGATTCGGGCAACTCCTCTCTATAAATTCCTACGATATTGTAATGACAGTCCATTAGAGAGAACCGTTCTGGATTGTGGTGCAGGTGGTAATAATCCGCCACTTCAAATTTTCTCTGATTATGGATTTGAGACATATGGGATTGAGATCTCGGGGGAAGCATTGAAGCAAGCTCAGAATTTTTGCAAAGAGAACAACCTGAAGCTGGACTTACTGAAAGGAGACATGCGTAAGATTCCATTCAAAGACGAGGCATTCAGCTTTGTGTACACTTGGAATGCAATACATATGATGTCGAAAGAAGATGTTGCACTAGCT
- a CDS encoding DUF362 domain-containing protein, with translation MTSKVAIIEFDGDPAGSLKQVLDMIGGIDDLNTVEKSVVIKVGVFSHKAGNHTSVSVVDAVTNRFDKAPKIFLAESDNYQGTGTERLQIWKELFTERIVPFNLSDDSDTRSVRLGNQEMNLSHILFKPNILVGTHILRSFERGSILKNLFGCIPTSKKAKYHKILPTLLADVYEAIGGVDLAVLDGTYFWRGAGNAPVQMNTLLVGRDAVAVETVGATLAGLNPQNMSVIQEFAKRGLGEGDLGNIKVVGASFERLKEKFVSAAMTQKKILAQRRGPQTWGGHAYHALEGLIREGFFKQPNKRTIDDAVKALEAKGLSTKGKEGKIASSLARRVKKGVLKKSKVSNGWVYWIE, from the coding sequence TTGACCTCAAAAGTCGCTATAATCGAGTTCGATGGAGACCCAGCGGGGTCGCTAAAACAAGTTCTCGACATGATCGGGGGAATAGATGATCTAAATACTGTTGAGAAATCTGTTGTTATCAAAGTTGGAGTTTTTAGTCACAAAGCAGGAAACCATACATCAGTAAGCGTGGTTGACGCCGTTACGAATCGTTTTGATAAGGCTCCAAAGATTTTCCTAGCTGAATCTGACAACTATCAAGGCACCGGTACAGAGAGGCTTCAAATCTGGAAAGAACTCTTCACAGAACGAATCGTTCCCTTCAACCTCTCAGATGACTCGGATACTAGAAGTGTAAGGCTTGGGAATCAAGAAATGAATTTATCACATATACTTTTCAAACCCAATATTTTGGTTGGAACACACATACTGCGTTCCTTTGAAAGAGGAAGTATCCTTAAAAACCTGTTTGGATGCATTCCGACTTCCAAGAAAGCAAAATATCACAAGATTCTTCCCACGCTCCTCGCCGATGTTTATGAAGCAATAGGCGGAGTAGATCTCGCCGTGCTTGACGGAACATACTTCTGGCGCGGTGCAGGGAATGCTCCCGTACAAATGAATACCCTGCTAGTAGGGAGAGACGCAGTTGCTGTAGAGACAGTTGGAGCCACTCTTGCAGGTCTTAATCCTCAGAACATGTCAGTAATACAAGAATTTGCGAAAAGGGGTCTTGGAGAAGGAGACCTTGGAAATATCAAGGTCGTAGGAGCTTCCTTTGAGCGCCTTAAAGAAAAATTCGTATCCGCCGCAATGACCCAAAAGAAGATACTAGCACAGCGCAGAGGGCCTCAAACTTGGGGTGGGCATGCGTATCATGCACTTGAAGGTTTAATCCGTGAGGGATTTTTCAAGCAACCAAATAAAAGAACAATAGACGATGCGGTCAAAGCATTAGAAGCTAAAGGGCTCTCGACCAAAGGCAAGGAGGGCAAAATCGCTAGTTCTCTTGCTCGAAGAGTGAAAAAAGGAGTCTTGAAAAAATCCAAGGTCTCAAACGGATGGGTTTACTGGATAGAATAG
- a CDS encoding CDP-alcohol phosphatidyltransferase family protein, producing the protein MLTRLKKRVQSLLATTARLLHNLGVTPNQISAMGILLAFLSGCSYWAWQHNRLLLIVAPILFLLSGLCDALDGVVARLHSETTAFGGFLDSLLDRYADSFILVAMIISGLCEVSWGSIALVGSLLVSYVRARAEAAGVKMETVGLTERAERILVLTLASFAAFFWLGALYWSVGILAVLTNLTVLQRTIYFYNKSKQKES; encoded by the coding sequence ATGCTAACGCGCTTAAAGAAACGAGTTCAATCCCTGCTCGCAACAACGGCAAGACTACTACATAATCTAGGTGTGACGCCGAACCAAATCAGTGCAATGGGAATTTTGTTGGCTTTTCTATCCGGGTGTTCTTACTGGGCGTGGCAGCATAACCGTCTTCTTCTCATAGTCGCACCAATTCTTTTTCTACTATCTGGACTCTGCGATGCTCTGGACGGAGTTGTCGCAAGACTTCACAGTGAAACCACGGCTTTCGGCGGTTTTCTGGATTCTTTGCTCGACCGCTACGCCGATTCATTTATTCTCGTTGCAATGATAATCAGCGGTCTATGTGAAGTTTCTTGGGGTTCCATTGCGCTTGTCGGCTCTTTACTAGTAAGCTACGTACGCGCAAGGGCGGAGGCTGCTGGAGTCAAAATGGAGACCGTTGGTTTAACGGAGCGCGCTGAACGAATACTTGTATTGACACTGGCTAGTTTTGCTGCTTTCTTCTGGCTGGGCGCACTTTATTGGAGCGTAGGAATCCTTGCGGTGTTAACAAATCTTACCGTGCTTCAACGCACAATCTACTTCTACAATAAATCCAAGCAAAAAGAAAGTTAG
- a CDS encoding 30S ribosomal protein S26e translates to MPVKRKSRGRSKGSKGKSSLVQCSSCGELVPRDKAKRVSRRVSVVDYALAKELRQKGTYIAAPVKTMHYCVSCAVHHGVVKVRSKNERRQRRRKRY, encoded by the coding sequence TTGCCAGTTAAGCGGAAAAGCCGTGGAAGGTCAAAAGGCAGTAAAGGAAAAAGCTCGTTAGTGCAGTGCAGTAGCTGCGGTGAGCTTGTGCCCCGTGACAAAGCTAAGCGTGTTTCGCGAAGAGTTTCAGTAGTGGATTACGCTTTAGCTAAGGAATTACGGCAAAAAGGCACTTACATCGCTGCGCCTGTGAAGACGATGCATTACTGTGTCTCATGTGCTGTGCATCACGGCGTGGTGAAAGTGCGTTCGAAAAACGAGCGAAGACAACGCCGCCGGAAGAGATACTAA
- a CDS encoding threonine--tRNA ligase: MRILQLHSNYIKYKPIQKEIDLAEEVKGEEERQIEEVVVLFTAIEEGDNETTAKQAIREVRDFLGKLKVNKILIYPYAHLSSNLAKPASALKVVKAMEKYAKENSIETFRAPFGWNKQFTISVKGHPLAEQSRVILPGEVRKEEKVSEALKAEEKMKSSWYILQPEGNMVPVEKFDFTGHENLEKFAKYEISKMRASQQMPPHVKLMRRLELVDYEPGSDPGNLRWYPKGRLVKSLIERFVTNTILKYGAMEVETPIMYDFNHPSLSDYLDRFPARQYIIKSEDKDLFLRFAACFGQFLMLHDAQFSYRQLPLRIYELTRYSFRREKSGEIAGLRRQRAFTMPDCHALCSDLEQAKREFVVRFELCMKVLEGLELGKEDYELAIRFTKHFHEKNGDFIVSLARLFAKPVLIEMLEEKALYWVLKWEFNFVDNQDKASALSTDQLDVENAYRYDITYIDEKGERQHPLILHCSPSGGIERCVYAMLEKAYREQQKGGIPIFPLWLSPTQVRIVPVSDKFTKDAEKIAEEIGKYEIRVDFDDRPLTMQRKVREAETEWVNYIVVIGQREIDSGILPVRDRLVGKIVKMRLQELVDSILKDTKGKPFKPIPLPKKLSQRPQFYG, translated from the coding sequence TTGCGCATACTTCAACTGCATTCAAATTACATCAAATACAAACCCATACAAAAGGAAATTGACTTAGCTGAAGAAGTAAAAGGAGAAGAGGAAAGACAGATAGAGGAGGTTGTTGTCCTTTTTACCGCTATAGAAGAGGGCGACAACGAAACCACGGCAAAACAAGCAATCAGGGAAGTACGAGATTTCCTAGGGAAACTCAAAGTCAATAAGATTCTAATCTACCCTTACGCACACCTAAGTAGCAACTTAGCAAAACCTGCATCGGCGCTCAAAGTCGTTAAAGCAATGGAAAAGTATGCAAAAGAAAATAGCATAGAAACCTTTCGCGCGCCTTTTGGCTGGAACAAACAATTCACCATCTCAGTAAAAGGGCACCCCTTAGCAGAACAATCAAGAGTAATTCTACCAGGCGAAGTAAGGAAGGAAGAGAAAGTTTCCGAGGCTCTGAAAGCCGAAGAAAAAATGAAGTCTTCTTGGTATATTCTGCAACCAGAGGGAAACATGGTACCTGTTGAAAAATTCGATTTTACAGGACATGAAAACCTTGAAAAATTTGCTAAATACGAAATCTCAAAGATGAGAGCAAGTCAACAAATGCCGCCACACGTCAAACTGATGAGAAGGCTTGAACTTGTCGACTATGAGCCTGGTAGCGACCCTGGAAACTTAAGATGGTATCCTAAGGGGCGACTAGTCAAATCCTTGATTGAACGGTTCGTCACTAACACCATCTTGAAGTACGGTGCCATGGAAGTTGAAACCCCGATTATGTACGACTTTAATCATCCCAGCCTAAGCGACTATCTGGACCGATTCCCAGCAAGACAGTACATCATAAAGTCGGAAGATAAAGACCTATTCCTCAGATTCGCTGCATGCTTCGGCCAGTTTCTCATGCTTCATGACGCTCAGTTTTCTTACCGCCAACTTCCATTACGAATCTACGAACTGACGAGATACAGTTTTAGGCGAGAGAAAAGTGGCGAAATAGCAGGACTACGACGACAACGCGCCTTCACGATGCCTGATTGCCACGCCCTCTGCTCCGACTTGGAGCAAGCAAAGAGAGAATTTGTTGTCCGCTTCGAGTTGTGCATGAAAGTCTTAGAAGGCCTTGAGCTGGGGAAAGAAGATTATGAATTGGCGATAAGGTTTACAAAGCATTTCCACGAAAAAAACGGGGATTTCATAGTTTCCTTGGCAAGACTATTTGCGAAACCAGTTTTGATTGAGATGTTGGAGGAAAAAGCATTATACTGGGTTCTAAAATGGGAATTTAACTTCGTTGACAACCAAGACAAAGCCTCCGCATTATCAACAGATCAACTTGATGTGGAAAATGCCTATAGATATGACATCACTTACATTGATGAAAAAGGTGAAAGGCAGCATCCGCTGATTCTACATTGTTCACCAAGTGGTGGGATTGAAAGATGCGTCTATGCGATGTTGGAAAAAGCGTATCGAGAACAGCAAAAAGGGGGAATCCCGATTTTTCCACTTTGGCTTTCGCCCACACAGGTCAGAATAGTACCCGTCTCAGACAAATTCACCAAAGATGCTGAAAAAATTGCTGAAGAAATTGGTAAATATGAAATAAGAGTAGATTTTGACGATCGTCCTTTGACCATGCAGAGGAAAGTTAGAGAAGCAGAAACTGAATGGGTAAACTACATAGTAGTTATTGGTCAAAGAGAAATCGACTCAGGAATTCTGCCGGTTCGGGATAGACTTGTTGGAAAAATCGTGAAAATGAGACTTCAAGAGCTGGTTGACAGTATTTTGAAAGACACAAAAGGCAAACCGTTCAAGCCAATACCCTTACCTAAAAAACTGTCCCAGCGCCCACAATTTTACGGCTAA
- the ilvE gene encoding branched-chain-amino-acid transaminase codes for MEQKELLIYIDGKHCPKSEAKISVYDHGFLYGDGVFEGIRAYNGSVFKLKEHIDRLYSSAHAIMLEISVTKEEMINAVIETLKRNKLTDAYIRLVVSRGIGDLGLDPRKCSKPTIIIITDRIKLHGGEAKEKGLTAIISWVKRDPVDATTHEIKSLNYLNSILAKIEANNANVDEAIYLNKEGFVCEGVAENIFTVSNDVIITPPTSTGALRGITRNVVIEIARKFGYTVLKKEITPTDLFLADEVFFTGTAAEVVPVKEINGRQIGSGKPGPVTRRLMAEYDKLVRDPKEGVPIR; via the coding sequence ATGGAGCAGAAAGAGCTTCTTATTTACATAGATGGAAAGCACTGTCCGAAGTCAGAAGCGAAAATCTCAGTGTACGACCATGGCTTCCTTTATGGAGACGGTGTGTTTGAAGGAATACGAGCTTACAACGGCAGCGTATTCAAACTGAAAGAACACATTGACAGGCTATATTCATCCGCACACGCCATCATGTTAGAAATTTCCGTGACAAAAGAAGAAATGATCAACGCCGTGATAGAAACGCTGAAAAGAAACAAACTTACCGATGCATACATTCGTCTGGTTGTCTCCAGAGGCATAGGCGACTTAGGACTTGACCCCAGAAAATGCTCCAAACCAACAATAATAATCATCACCGACCGAATAAAACTTCACGGAGGAGAAGCTAAAGAAAAAGGCTTGACAGCCATAATTTCATGGGTCAAACGGGATCCTGTAGATGCAACAACGCATGAGATAAAATCTCTAAACTATCTAAACAGTATACTTGCCAAAATTGAAGCTAACAACGCAAACGTTGATGAAGCAATATATCTAAATAAAGAAGGTTTTGTATGCGAAGGTGTTGCAGAAAACATATTTACCGTATCCAATGATGTAATTATAACTCCGCCGACATCTACAGGTGCTCTGCGGGGAATAACGAGGAATGTTGTCATTGAAATTGCGCGAAAATTTGGATACACAGTCCTTAAGAAAGAAATTACACCTACAGATCTGTTCCTTGCAGACGAAGTGTTCTTTACAGGAACCGCGGCAGAAGTTGTTCCAGTAAAAGAGATAAACGGACGACAAATCGGGAGCGGGAAACCTGGTCCAGTCACTCGAAGGTTGATGGCAGAATATGATAAACTAGTAAGAGACCCTAAAGAAGGCGTGCCAATTCGCTGA
- a CDS encoding aminotransferase class I/II-fold pyridoxal phosphate-dependent enzyme, which yields MTTPFKVTERVSTIKYAIRDVTEFAKKIEKTGKKITYLNIGDPVKFDFDTPRHIKLALFEAVKAGANWYGPSEGLLELREAICKKEKRVNNIDISPESVIVTTGVSEGIFMIMAAIIDRGDEILVPGPTYPPYTSYAKFFEGKPISYKTVEEKGWKPDVEDIRAKISRKTRGIVIINPNNPCGAVYDENTVKGIVDLAAENDLLVLSDEIYDRIVYEDRFVSTAYIAKDFPVVGLNGFSKAYLATGWRLGYFYFHDPERKLEALKESVKKESRIRLCTNTPIQKAGVAALNGPQEHITEMVEKLRKRRNYAWKRLNEIEGISCTKPKGAFYVFPRIHAIGQRWKTDLEFVLDVLEKTGVLFVHGSGFCDTYGIGHVRGVFLPPIEVLENAFNMLEKFMSRS from the coding sequence TTGACAACACCATTTAAAGTCACGGAAAGAGTAAGCACAATCAAATATGCGATTAGAGACGTCACAGAGTTCGCCAAAAAAATTGAAAAAACAGGAAAAAAAATAACCTACCTCAATATAGGCGACCCCGTGAAGTTCGACTTTGACACACCCAGACACATTAAACTGGCTTTGTTTGAGGCAGTGAAAGCTGGGGCAAACTGGTATGGTCCATCAGAGGGGCTCTTAGAGTTAAGAGAGGCAATTTGTAAAAAAGAAAAACGTGTTAACAACATAGACATTTCGCCTGAAAGCGTCATAGTCACCACAGGCGTTTCCGAAGGCATATTCATGATTATGGCAGCGATAATAGACAGAGGCGACGAAATTCTGGTGCCTGGTCCAACTTACCCACCGTATACATCGTATGCCAAGTTTTTTGAGGGAAAGCCTATATCGTACAAGACTGTGGAAGAAAAAGGGTGGAAACCTGACGTTGAAGATATACGAGCAAAAATTTCTAGGAAGACTAGAGGTATTGTCATAATAAATCCTAACAATCCATGCGGTGCTGTTTATGATGAGAACACGGTGAAAGGGATTGTTGATTTAGCAGCCGAAAATGACTTGTTGGTTTTGTCTGACGAAATCTATGATAGAATAGTGTATGAAGACCGGTTTGTAAGCACCGCCTATATTGCAAAGGATTTTCCAGTCGTTGGGCTGAACGGTTTTTCTAAAGCTTATTTGGCCACTGGATGGAGGCTAGGATACTTCTATTTCCACGATCCTGAAAGAAAGTTAGAGGCACTGAAGGAGAGCGTAAAAAAAGAATCGCGGATTAGGTTGTGCACCAATACTCCTATTCAAAAGGCAGGTGTGGCGGCTTTGAATGGACCGCAAGAGCATATCACTGAGATGGTTGAGAAATTGCGTAAAAGAAGAAACTACGCTTGGAAGCGCTTAAATGAAATTGAAGGAATCAGTTGCACAAAGCCTAAAGGGGCTTTTTACGTTTTTCCAAGAATACATGCGATTGGACAACGTTGGAAGACTGATTTAGAATTTGTTTTGGACGTTTTGGAAAAAACAGGTGTTCTTTTTGTGCACGGTTCGGGCTTTTGTGACACGTATGGTATAGGGCACGTGAGGGGTGTGTTTTTGCCGCCTATTGAGGTCTTGGAAAATGCATTCAATATGCTAGAGAAATTTATGAGTCGTAGTTAG
- a CDS encoding FAD-binding oxidoreductase, whose translation MTEYDAVIVGAGIIGLATAYHVKKQRPNDRILVIDKMSTAGQGNTAKSAAMFRCFFYSHTNLTLVDTTVEFFKHVQTQLGVDLRLRWAGYLWLFSKEHYRIIEPVLKSMAESGLEYEVYEKEDLTKRLNLRTEVAKDEEAQMMRLADVEKGVFVPKAGSIDIDLLVQFYEAEFKKLGGEIQYNTIAEKVLVDPEEPLGMPDEPFFWQKSRAAGVNTNKGTIKAKKTIIAAGVWANTLLHQIGVYAPMEPIKRQLFSVQASTTALRQLLNVEGFNAENCMPFTILPGPAVYIKPALEENAFWLSYGDHFPRAFKLEDDPQPEENFYRYGIYQVVTKYFPQFLGAQPYGSWAGQYALNTIDGQPVIFEENDLLVVGSCSGSGNMKGDALGRIAAALYMGEEHANLFGNKEFKVDDLGIAKRNVEPEKLII comes from the coding sequence ATGACAGAATATGACGCTGTTATTGTAGGCGCAGGGATAATTGGACTGGCAACCGCTTATCACGTGAAAAAACAACGACCCAACGACAGAATTCTAGTCATAGACAAGATGAGTACAGCCGGCCAAGGAAATACGGCCAAGAGCGCTGCCATGTTTAGATGTTTCTTCTATTCTCACACAAACCTCACTCTGGTGGACACCACAGTTGAATTCTTTAAGCACGTTCAAACCCAACTAGGGGTAGATTTGAGGTTGAGATGGGCTGGCTATTTGTGGCTATTTTCAAAAGAACATTACAGAATAATAGAGCCTGTTCTCAAATCGATGGCGGAAAGCGGTCTTGAATATGAAGTGTATGAAAAAGAAGATTTGACGAAACGGCTTAATCTCAGAACAGAAGTAGCAAAGGATGAGGAAGCACAAATGATGAGATTGGCAGATGTGGAAAAAGGAGTATTTGTTCCCAAGGCAGGATCGATCGACATAGACTTGTTAGTTCAGTTTTACGAAGCAGAGTTCAAAAAACTCGGCGGAGAAATTCAATACAACACAATAGCAGAGAAGGTACTAGTAGACCCGGAAGAGCCATTAGGCATGCCGGACGAACCCTTTTTCTGGCAAAAATCAAGAGCCGCTGGAGTCAACACTAACAAAGGCACAATTAAAGCTAAGAAAACAATTATTGCTGCCGGCGTATGGGCAAACACACTGCTTCATCAAATTGGAGTTTACGCGCCGATGGAACCTATAAAGCGTCAACTTTTTTCTGTACAAGCATCAACAACAGCATTAAGACAACTATTAAATGTGGAAGGCTTCAATGCAGAAAACTGTATGCCTTTCACAATCTTGCCAGGACCTGCAGTCTACATAAAACCAGCTTTAGAGGAAAACGCTTTCTGGCTAAGCTATGGCGACCACTTTCCACGGGCTTTCAAATTAGAAGATGACCCGCAACCTGAAGAAAACTTCTACCGCTATGGGATATATCAGGTAGTCACAAAATATTTCCCTCAGTTTTTGGGAGCTCAACCTTATGGCTCTTGGGCAGGTCAATATGCGCTTAACACCATTGATGGACAACCTGTTATTTTCGAAGAAAACGATTTGTTGGTGGTCGGAAGTTGTAGCGGAAGTGGAAACATGAAAGGTGACGCTCTAGGCAGAATCGCTGCAGCTTTGTACATGGGTGAAGAACACGCAAACCTTTTTGGAAACAAGGAATTCAAAGTAGATGACCTTGGCATTGCAAAACGTAATGTAGAACCGGAAAAACTCATTATCTAG
- a CDS encoding universal stress protein: MSANVSINKILVPVDGSKPSEKAAEYAIDIAKRRKAELIAVHVMHLPAYAFAPTPIEVAPAHTVTPIPITISREKRKMVEEYLKKVEKMAKKVGVTVETKIIENHMSIVHAITEIANKEGCDLIVMGTKGRTGIKKFLLGSVASGVVTYAPCPVLIVR, translated from the coding sequence ATGTCAGCTAACGTGTCGATTAACAAGATTTTGGTTCCCGTTGACGGTTCAAAGCCGTCAGAGAAAGCTGCCGAATATGCGATTGATATAGCTAAAAGAAGAAAAGCGGAGCTTATCGCTGTTCATGTGATGCACTTACCCGCTTATGCTTTTGCGCCTACCCCTATAGAAGTTGCGCCAGCCCACACAGTAACTCCTATTCCGATAACAATCTCCAGAGAAAAAAGAAAGATGGTAGAAGAATATCTAAAAAAAGTAGAGAAAATGGCAAAGAAAGTAGGAGTCACAGTTGAGACAAAAATCATCGAAAATCACATGTCAATTGTTCACGCAATAACAGAAATCGCCAACAAAGAAGGCTGCGACCTTATTGTTATGGGAACTAAAGGCAGAACCGGAATCAAAAAATTTCTTCTAGGAAGCGTAGCCAGCGGAGTAGTAACATACGCACCATGCCCCGTACTAATAGTGAGATAA
- a CDS encoding GH3 auxin-responsive promoter family protein, whose product MFPSASSGDFLRALVDPWYQALQNPMEAQNQALQNLIIHYKKTEYGKQHSIDEVKSIADFQQSFPKLNYRKLQPYLKEVKEGNHSAILSEPPVCWVMTRGSTGVSKTLPATKTHLEQIFSCGARALINHVLRKNDFTMLTGKILNLNFPSTVTTMETKGKTVTYGYSSGTYAKLNPMLNQISLLPKQEEIDVLGPGITKSDWKRRFELVYQRALSQNVTAAMGVTPVILSFAKYIVKKHKKKPNELWRLKALFCTSVRKIQFKYAPRLKSYYGEAPIVEMYTATEGVYGQQLDDLPYISPNYDKYLFEVETRSGIKMLHELKRGEWGRLIVSSCLFPRYDIGDMVEAMGKNYFRIFGRATALTILEHRLYRLLCGWFL is encoded by the coding sequence ATGTTTCCCTCAGCATCCTCAGGCGATTTCTTACGCGCTTTAGTTGATCCGTGGTATCAAGCCCTCCAAAATCCAATGGAAGCCCAAAACCAAGCTTTGCAAAATCTAATTATACACTACAAAAAAACCGAATATGGCAAGCAACACTCCATAGATGAAGTTAAAAGCATAGCTGATTTTCAGCAGAGTTTTCCTAAACTCAACTATAGAAAACTGCAACCATATTTGAAAGAGGTAAAGGAAGGCAACCATTCTGCTATACTTTCTGAGCCTCCAGTCTGCTGGGTTATGACGCGAGGTTCCACAGGCGTCTCAAAGACCCTTCCAGCTACAAAGACTCATCTTGAACAAATATTTTCATGCGGAGCAAGAGCTTTAATTAACCACGTACTGAGAAAAAACGACTTCACTATGCTAACCGGAAAGATTCTCAATCTCAACTTTCCCTCCACCGTAACCACCATGGAGACAAAAGGGAAAACAGTAACGTACGGCTACAGCTCAGGCACCTATGCCAAACTGAACCCCATGCTCAACCAAATAAGCTTACTGCCAAAACAGGAAGAGATTGACGTGCTGGGTCCAGGTATAACTAAGTCAGATTGGAAAAGACGATTTGAGCTTGTGTACCAGAGGGCGTTGTCCCAGAATGTCACTGCTGCAATGGGCGTTACACCAGTTATCTTGTCTTTCGCTAAATACATTGTGAAGAAACACAAGAAAAAGCCGAATGAATTATGGCGGCTTAAGGCACTCTTTTGTACAAGCGTGAGGAAAATTCAGTTCAAATATGCACCTAGATTGAAATCTTACTACGGCGAAGCTCCCATCGTAGAAATGTACACTGCCACCGAAGGCGTGTATGGTCAACAACTTGACGACCTTCCTTACATTAGTCCCAATTATGACAAATACTTATTTGAGGTTGAAACTAGGAGCGGAATTAAGATGCTTCACGAACTTAAAAGAGGCGAATGGGGGAGACTGATTGTTTCGTCTTGTCTTTTTCCACGGTATGACATAGGTGACATGGTTGAAGCCATGGGAAAAAATTATTTTCGGATCTTTGGTAGAGCAACCGCTTTAACCATTCTGGAGCACAGGTTGTATCGGCTTTTATGCGGATGGTTTCTCTAA
- a CDS encoding zinc ribbon domain-containing protein, with protein MPYCPKCGNEVPEEMKYCPKCGASLKAEAAPREAYEKYEKHEKHEKEEKAEKHEKEETSRFWALIGGLILLVIGATSLITTFLDLPDPWRGAFFLVIVGVIIIIFAVYGAAKASGRNPRP; from the coding sequence TTGCCATACTGTCCGAAATGTGGAAATGAAGTTCCCGAAGAAATGAAGTATTGCCCGAAATGTGGAGCTTCACTTAAGGCTGAAGCAGCTCCCAGAGAGGCTTATGAAAAATACGAGAAACATGAAAAACATGAAAAGGAAGAAAAAGCTGAAAAACACGAAAAGGAGGAGACAAGCCGTTTCTGGGCTCTAATCGGCGGCTTAATCTTACTAGTCATCGGAGCAACATCTCTGATAACAACTTTCCTCGACCTGCCTGATCCATGGCGTGGAGCGTTTTTCCTAGTAATAGTTGGCGTAATAATCATCATTTTTGCAGTCTATGGAGCGGCTAAGGCGTCTGGAAGAAATCCACGCCCTTAG